The Bacteroidota bacterium genome includes a region encoding these proteins:
- a CDS encoding acyl transferase — translation MQNIVQFKKELFSVTPETFADKALELFRYQAVENVVYKEFLQYLDISPISITRLEDIPFLPIELFKTKKIITGKGNTDFYFESSGTTSTINSRHYVSDKELYKESINRCFSLFFGDIKQYNILALLPSYLDRPNASLVYMCRELMNESGNPQNGFYLDDLEGLQKIIISNEKQNIPTILIGVTFALLDLAEKFPMPLSKTIIMETGGMKGRREEITRAELHKILNAAFLTKNIYSEYGMTELLSQAYSKGDSVFYTPSWMKILIRDAEDPFTILPNEKTGCINIIDLANIHSCSFIATQDLGKTHANGSFEVLGRFDNSDVRGCNLMIE, via the coding sequence ATGCAAAATATTGTTCAGTTCAAAAAAGAGTTGTTTTCTGTTACGCCTGAAACCTTTGCTGACAAAGCATTGGAGCTTTTTCGTTACCAGGCGGTGGAAAATGTGGTGTACAAGGAATTTTTACAATATTTAGACATATCCCCAATATCCATTACCCGTTTGGAGGATATCCCATTTCTCCCGATAGAACTTTTTAAAACCAAAAAAATTATTACGGGAAAAGGAAATACTGATTTTTATTTTGAAAGTAGCGGAACAACCTCCACTATAAATAGTCGCCATTATGTAAGTGATAAGGAATTATATAAAGAAAGTATAAATCGTTGTTTTTCCTTATTTTTTGGAGATATAAAACAATATAACATTTTAGCCCTGCTTCCCTCCTATCTCGATAGACCCAATGCCTCTCTTGTTTATATGTGCCGCGAATTAATGAATGAAAGCGGAAATCCACAAAATGGATTTTATCTGGATGATCTTGAAGGTTTACAGAAAATAATTATATCCAATGAAAAACAGAATATTCCCACTATTTTAATTGGTGTCACCTTTGCGCTTTTAGACCTTGCAGAAAAATTTCCTATGCCATTATCCAAAACAATAATAATGGAAACCGGAGGAATGAAAGGAAGAAGAGAAGAAATTACGCGTGCAGAATTACACAAAATTTTAAATGCAGCATTTCTGACAAAAAACATTTATTCCGAATACGGCATGACCGAATTATTATCGCAGGCATATTCCAAGGGAGATAGTGTATTTTATACACCAAGCTGGATGAAGATCCTCATCCGAGATGCTGAAGATCCATTTACAATATTACCTAATGAAAAAACCGGTTGCATTAATATTATAGATCTTGCAAATATTCATTCCTGTTCCTTTATCGCCACCCAGGATCTCGGAAAAACACATGCAAACGGTTCCTTCGAAGTGCTGGGAAGATTTGATAACAGCGATGTGAGAGGTTGTAATTTGATGATTGAATGA
- a CDS encoding NAD-dependent deacylase: MQITVLTGAGISAESGIPTFRGAGGLWEGFRVEDVASPEGWMRDQKMVLQFYNERRKAVKNANPNKAHFDLAALQEHHQVQIITQNIDDLHERAGSKNILHLHGEIFKSRSVKNEEIIFDCNGDINLGDLAADGGQLRPHIVWFGEQVPMLEKAITLTEKSDILVIIGTSMVVYPAASLLHYAPYDIPVYIINPEIPEMNKKSNFHFITKNATEGVADLIRNVLKL, translated from the coding sequence ATGCAAATAACAGTATTAACCGGTGCAGGCATCAGTGCAGAAAGTGGAATACCAACCTTCAGAGGTGCGGGAGGATTATGGGAAGGTTTTAGAGTGGAAGATGTTGCCTCTCCCGAAGGCTGGATGCGCGACCAGAAAATGGTGCTGCAGTTTTATAATGAAAGAAGAAAAGCAGTTAAAAACGCAAATCCAAATAAAGCACATTTTGATCTTGCTGCTTTGCAGGAACATCATCAAGTTCAAATAATAACACAAAATATCGACGACCTCCACGAAAGAGCGGGAAGTAAAAATATTTTGCATTTACACGGCGAAATTTTTAAATCGCGCAGTGTTAAAAATGAAGAGATTATTTTTGATTGTAACGGCGATATAAATTTAGGTGATCTTGCAGCAGACGGCGGACAGCTCCGACCTCATATTGTATGGTTTGGCGAACAGGTTCCTATGCTCGAAAAAGCAATAACGCTAACAGAAAAATCCGATATTTTAGTAATTATAGGAACAAGTATGGTAGTATATCCTGCTGCATCGCTGTTGCATTATGCACCTTATGATATTCCTGTTTATATTATTAATCCGGAAATTCCGGAGATGAATAAAAAAAGTAATTTTCATTTTATTACAAAGAATGCGACGGAAGGGGTTGCTGATTTAATTAGAAATGTATTAAAGTTATAG
- a CDS encoding NUDIX hydrolase, which yields MENKLKHPWQTLTKKVIYDNPWIHVEEHDVINPAGKETIYGIVEFKNYAIGILPVDEEGNIWLIGQNRYPFNLFTWEIPEGGGKKEEDPLLNAKRELLEEAGLTAQKWKLIQEIQVSNSVTNEIGFIFLAQNLTVGDPNPDEDEDLIIKKIPFADAYTMVESGEIKDSLTVIALLKAKILLGW from the coding sequence ATGGAAAATAAACTCAAACACCCTTGGCAAACACTCACTAAAAAAGTGATATACGATAATCCATGGATACATGTGGAAGAACACGATGTAATTAATCCTGCAGGTAAGGAAACCATTTATGGTATTGTGGAATTTAAAAATTATGCAATTGGGATCTTGCCGGTTGATGAAGAGGGTAATATCTGGTTGATAGGGCAAAATCGTTACCCATTTAATTTATTTACCTGGGAAATTCCTGAGGGTGGAGGTAAAAAAGAAGAGGATCCATTGCTGAATGCAAAACGTGAATTGTTGGAAGAGGCAGGACTCACTGCTCAAAAATGGAAATTGATTCAGGAAATTCAGGTTTCGAACTCGGTAACCAATGAAATAGGCTTTATTTTTTTGGCTCAAAATTTAACCGTGGGAGATCCAAATCCCGATGAGGATGAGGATCTAATTATCAAAAAGATCCCTTTTGCGGATGCCTATACCATGGTAGAAAGTGGGGAAATAAAAGATTCGCTCACCGTAATTGCTTTATTGAAAGCTAAAATATTATTGGGTTGGTAA
- a CDS encoding RDD family protein, giving the protein MENQILDQSEAYSDVIKYASFWERVGASLIDFLIFIPVYGLSYYNSMSIKSLPLAIILSLAYLVYKIYMEGKSGATIGKRAMKIKVVTEDNQPINMGTSAVRASLYIINGLVGIMTTVMLFQTDGFQDVTGFMETSQFQQEHQSNFAIVTTILLVISVLFVAFDKKKQALHDKIAKTICVTRS; this is encoded by the coding sequence ATGGAAAATCAAATACTCGATCAATCAGAAGCTTACAGTGATGTAATAAAATACGCCTCCTTTTGGGAAAGAGTAGGTGCATCACTAATTGACTTCCTAATTTTTATTCCCGTTTATGGACTCTCTTATTATAATAGTATGTCCATTAAAAGTTTACCGCTGGCAATTATTCTCAGTTTAGCTTATCTTGTTTATAAAATTTATATGGAAGGTAAATCCGGAGCTACCATCGGAAAACGAGCAATGAAAATAAAAGTGGTTACAGAGGATAATCAACCAATTAATATGGGAACTTCGGCTGTGAGAGCATCACTTTATATTATAAATGGTCTTGTAGGAATAATGACCACCGTGATGCTATTTCAAACCGACGGATTTCAGGATGTAACAGGATTTATGGAAACAAGTCAGTTTCAACAGGAACATCAAAGTAATTTTGCAATAGTTACCACTATATTATTAGTAATCTCTGTGTTGTTTGTTGCCTTCGATAAGAAAAAACAAGCCTTACATGATAAGATCGCAAAAACAATTTGTGTAACGAGATCATAA
- a CDS encoding saccharopine dehydrogenase NADP-binding domain-containing protein, whose amino-acid sequence MKNILILGAGKSATVLIEYLLQNATQCNWMITLGDIDIEIAIQKLNKHPRGRGIYFDTQDKELREQSIKEADIVISLLPAFLHIEIARDCVQFKKHFVCASYVSEEMKLLEESAKAAGVILLHEIGLDPGIDHMSAKKMIDAVLLAGGKITAFESYTGGLIAPESDNNPWNYKFTWNPRNVVLAGQGTAKFLWDDHYKYIPYHKLFSRYDIMEIPGYGEFEGYPNRDSLAYKKVYGLENTATIVRGTLRKRGFCDAWNVFVQLGMTDDSYLIEGIENFNWREFTESFLPKSSFSVEANLAEYVKITHNLDIQNKLVWLGLLSDNKIYNSAETKINATPAQVLQKLLEEKWKLEDSDKDMCVMMHLMEYHLNDQNYTVQSSMVVIGEDGLHTAMAKTVGLPAAIAVKMILDGSINKTGVVIPVFPEIYNPVLEELKLQHGIDFEEIITVK is encoded by the coding sequence ATGAAGAACATATTGATCTTAGGTGCCGGTAAATCAGCTACTGTGTTGATTGAATATTTACTGCAAAATGCAACACAATGTAACTGGATGATAACATTAGGTGATATTGATATTGAAATTGCCATTCAAAAATTAAATAAACATCCACGAGGAAGGGGAATTTATTTTGATACACAGGATAAAGAATTACGAGAGCAATCCATAAAGGAGGCAGATATAGTTATTTCCTTGTTGCCGGCATTTCTTCATATCGAGATAGCCAGAGATTGCGTGCAATTTAAAAAACATTTTGTTTGTGCATCCTATGTAAGTGAGGAGATGAAATTATTGGAGGAGTCGGCTAAAGCTGCAGGTGTTATATTGTTGCATGAAATTGGATTGGATCCTGGAATAGATCACATGAGTGCAAAAAAAATGATAGATGCCGTATTGTTGGCAGGTGGAAAAATTACCGCATTTGAATCATATACCGGCGGATTAATCGCTCCGGAATCAGATAATAATCCCTGGAATTATAAATTTACCTGGAATCCCCGCAATGTTGTTTTAGCAGGGCAGGGCACGGCAAAATTTTTATGGGACGATCACTATAAATATATTCCATATCATAAATTATTTTCAAGATATGATATCATGGAAATTCCCGGTTATGGGGAGTTTGAGGGATATCCGAATCGCGATTCACTTGCGTATAAAAAAGTGTATGGTCTCGAAAATACTGCAACTATAGTGAGAGGAACCTTGCGCAAACGAGGTTTTTGTGATGCCTGGAATGTTTTTGTTCAATTGGGAATGACAGATGATTCCTATTTAATTGAAGGGATAGAAAATTTTAACTGGAGAGAATTTACGGAATCATTTTTACCAAAATCTTCTTTTTCTGTGGAAGCAAATCTCGCAGAATATGTGAAAATTACGCATAATCTTGATATTCAAAATAAATTAGTATGGTTGGGATTATTGAGTGATAATAAAATATATAATTCCGCCGAAACTAAAATAAATGCAACGCCTGCTCAGGTATTGCAAAAGTTACTGGAAGAAAAATGGAAACTGGAAGATAGTGATAAAGATATGTGTGTTATGATGCATCTGATGGAATACCATTTAAATGATCAAAATTATACGGTTCAATCGTCTATGGTTGTTATTGGGGAAGATGGACTTCATACTGCAATGGCGAAAACCGTTGGACTTCCTGCAGCAATTGCAGTTAAAATGATTCTGGATGGATCCATCAATAAAACGGGAGTTGTAATTCCTGTTTTTCCTGAAATATATAATCCCGTGTTAGAGGAATTAAAACTCCAACACGGGATAGATTTTGAGGAAATTATTACAGTAAAATAA
- the cdd gene encoding cytidine deaminase, whose translation MKKFELISIVEEYSSLEEMTDNDKHLIKLATDALATAYAPYSQFQVGAALLLEDGTVVLGSNQENAAYPSGLCAERVAFFSAASQYPGKTITAIAITTSFSLENPIAPCGACRQVMAEYELKQNKPIKIILAHPGEKVYVINSVRELLPLYFSGEWLKK comes from the coding sequence ATGAAGAAATTTGAATTGATCAGCATTGTGGAGGAATATAGCTCGTTGGAAGAAATGACGGATAATGATAAACACCTTATTAAATTGGCAACAGATGCTTTGGCAACAGCATATGCTCCTTATTCTCAATTCCAGGTAGGTGCAGCATTATTGTTGGAGGATGGCACTGTGGTTTTAGGCAGTAATCAGGAAAATGCTGCCTATCCATCAGGTTTATGCGCCGAAAGGGTGGCATTTTTTTCTGCTGCGAGTCAATATCCGGGGAAAACAATTACTGCCATCGCGATCACAACTTCTTTCTCCCTCGAAAATCCAATTGCACCCTGTGGAGCATGCCGACAAGTGATGGCGGAATACGAATTAAAACAAAATAAACCCATCAAAATAATTCTCGCACATCCGGGAGAAAAAGTTTATGTGATCAACAGCGTAAGAGAATTATTGCCGCTTTATTTTTCGGGGGAATGGTTGAAAAAATAA